From Shewanella psychrophila, a single genomic window includes:
- a CDS encoding DUF2333 family protein gives MQMTWKKWTGIAVLIIFIGYLTSVWWSVEPDVIQPQQLSAADGGRVVGYATTTSLIVTMETLLNKSGGWLSNDVTPPSIFMDNMPAFEFGALEQARDLALIMRKEFSRSQSQSMADKDLLAAHSKLNIEHTSWLVPSAEGEYKDAIKLLKLYRAKISDSNNQEAQFYARADNLNEWLKEVQKRLGSMSQRLSASVGQERLNTDLAGDSEASQSTPKQASQQIKTSWWKIDDVFYETRGATWALLNFMKAIEVDFADVLRKKNAEVSLQQIIRELEETQQAVWSPVILNGSGFGVVANHSLVMANYISRANAAVIDLTNLLIKG, from the coding sequence ATGCAAATGACATGGAAAAAATGGACCGGTATCGCGGTTCTTATCATATTTATTGGTTATCTCACCAGTGTCTGGTGGAGTGTAGAGCCTGATGTGATTCAGCCCCAGCAGTTAAGTGCAGCAGATGGGGGGCGAGTCGTAGGCTATGCTACGACGACATCACTCATAGTGACTATGGAAACCTTGCTCAACAAGAGTGGTGGCTGGTTATCTAACGATGTGACTCCCCCATCAATTTTTATGGATAATATGCCGGCATTTGAATTTGGGGCTTTGGAGCAGGCACGAGATCTAGCATTAATCATGCGTAAAGAATTCAGTCGCTCCCAGTCTCAATCTATGGCTGATAAAGATCTGCTAGCCGCTCACTCTAAGCTGAATATCGAGCACACCAGCTGGTTAGTGCCTAGCGCCGAGGGCGAGTATAAAGATGCCATCAAATTACTGAAACTTTATCGCGCTAAAATATCAGATAGTAACAATCAAGAAGCGCAATTTTACGCCCGAGCGGATAATCTTAACGAGTGGCTCAAAGAGGTGCAGAAACGTTTAGGTAGCATGTCCCAGCGCCTTTCTGCCAGTGTTGGGCAAGAGAGATTAAACACAGATTTAGCCGGTGACAGTGAGGCTTCCCAGTCTACACCTAAGCAGGCCAGCCAACAGATTAAAACCAGTTGGTGGAAAATCGATGATGTGTTTTATGAGACTCGAGGTGCAACCTGGGCATTATTAAACTTTATGAAGGCTATTGAAGTTGATTTTGCCGATGTATTGCGTAAAAAGAATGCCGAAGTCAGTTTGCAACAGATTATTCGTGAACTGGAAGAGACACAACAAGCTGTTTGGAGCCCGGTCATCTTAAATGGTTCAGGTTTCGGTGTAGTCGCCAATCACTCTTTAGTGATGGCAAATTATATTTCCCGCGCGAATGCTG
- a CDS encoding copper chaperone PCu(A)C codes for MEFKTLKQIFKHMFNFVLLWGASFSAMANVVLVDGQVRAMPPSVPNSAAYLTLENHGPSIKLIAVEANFVKEAQLHTVIEEDGMVKMRQVESFTIPQHGNLTLSESGKHIMLLGLKQPLVSGESVNLILKFDNGSELPVSLKVSKQAMAKSEGHHHHH; via the coding sequence ATGGAGTTTAAGACATTGAAGCAAATATTCAAACACATGTTTAATTTTGTCCTGCTATGGGGAGCATCTTTCTCTGCCATGGCCAATGTAGTACTTGTCGACGGTCAGGTGAGAGCGATGCCACCTAGCGTGCCAAATAGCGCGGCGTATTTAACCCTAGAAAATCATGGTCCTTCTATCAAGCTTATTGCCGTAGAAGCAAATTTTGTCAAAGAAGCTCAGTTACATACCGTTATTGAAGAGGACGGTATGGTAAAGATGCGCCAGGTAGAAAGCTTCACTATCCCACAGCATGGTAATTTAACGTTGAGTGAGTCGGGTAAGCACATTATGCTGCTCGGTTTAAAGCAGCCATTAGTTTCGGGTGAGTCAGTCAACTTAATCCTTAAATTCGATAATGGCTCAGAGCTTCCTGTGAGCCTGAAAGTAAGTAAGCAAGCTATGGCTAAATCGGAAGGCCATCACCATCATCATTAA
- a CDS encoding enoyl-CoA hydratase-related protein, whose amino-acid sequence MSTIQVKDEQGVRIITINRPDKRNALSLEMYTSLTEYLIQGESDNAIYCFLIKGQQDCFTSGNDVADFLKNSKLDSEHPAFNFLFHLLDLKKPLVAAVTGAAVGIGTTLLLHCDLVYADSTAKFQLPFVNLALVPEAGASLLLPQLVGAQKASELLLLGESFDAQTAKTLNIINDVIPSETIFYFALAQAVKLAKQPPQALQASRALIRSNKELVRQQMKDELEQFAIRLKSDEARSRFEAFLKK is encoded by the coding sequence ATGAGTACAATTCAGGTTAAGGATGAACAAGGCGTAAGAATTATCACAATTAATCGCCCTGATAAGCGTAATGCTCTCAGCCTTGAGATGTATACTAGCCTCACAGAATACCTTATCCAAGGTGAGTCCGACAACGCTATTTACTGCTTTTTAATCAAAGGCCAACAGGACTGTTTTACTTCAGGCAATGATGTAGCAGACTTTTTAAAAAATAGTAAACTAGATAGCGAACATCCGGCTTTTAACTTTCTCTTTCATCTGCTGGATCTCAAGAAGCCACTCGTTGCAGCTGTCACTGGGGCTGCAGTAGGCATAGGTACGACTCTGTTATTACATTGTGATCTGGTTTATGCCGATAGCACAGCAAAGTTTCAGTTACCTTTTGTTAACTTAGCCCTCGTACCGGAAGCTGGCGCGAGTCTGTTACTTCCTCAACTCGTTGGAGCACAAAAAGCATCGGAATTACTACTACTCGGCGAAAGCTTTGATGCTCAAACGGCTAAAACACTCAATATTATCAATGATGTCATTCCATCAGAGACCATTTTTTATTTCGCTTTAGCCCAGGCTGTCAAACTCGCTAAACAACCACCACAGGCGCTTCAGGCATCTCGTGCATTAATACGTTCAAATAAAGAGTTAGTGCGTCAACAAATGAAAGATGAGCTAGAGCAGTTTGCAATCAGATTAAAGAGTGATGAAGCCAGATCCCGCTTCGAAGCTTTTCTAAAAAAATAA
- a CDS encoding PspC domain-containing protein has protein sequence MSAFNSTDRYIRRMKRPASLVCGVAAMMADKFNWSCLWTRVVWAAVVLLNPAIGLLIYFVLALVLPKWEANT, from the coding sequence ATGAGTGCCTTTAATTCAACTGATAGATACATACGTCGTATGAAGCGACCGGCTAGTTTGGTTTGTGGCGTAGCAGCAATGATGGCCGATAAGTTTAACTGGTCTTGTTTATGGACTCGAGTGGTGTGGGCGGCAGTGGTCTTGCTGAACCCGGCGATTGGGCTTTTGATCTATTTTGTACTCGCCTTAGTATTGCCGAAGTGGGAAGCTAACACTTGA
- the dusA gene encoding tRNA dihydrouridine(20/20a) synthase DusA produces the protein MKSKKVTVSAEAHSTRGLAVKPLDRTFSIAPMLDWTDRHYRYLARIMSAELLLYTEMVTTGAIIHGKGDYLAYNSEENPLALQLGGSNPQDLATCAKLAVERGYDEINLNVGCPSDRVQSGRFGACLMAEPKLVAECVTAMKQVVDIPVTVKTRIGIDEQDSYEFLSEFVDTVSAVGCDTFIVHARKAWLQGLSPKQNREIPPLDYQRVYRLKKDYPELHMSINGGVKTLDECREHLLHIDGVMVGREAYQNPYILAEVDQLLCSSDKPVLSRDAVLEKFIPYIEKHLVEGGRLNHITRHMTGMFQGEPGSRAWRRYISENAHKQGAGIEVIEQARKNMNL, from the coding sequence ATGAAATCTAAAAAAGTCACAGTAAGCGCTGAAGCTCATAGTACTAGAGGGTTGGCCGTAAAACCACTTGATCGCACGTTTTCTATAGCACCCATGCTGGATTGGACGGATCGTCATTATCGCTATCTAGCTCGAATAATGTCTGCCGAATTATTGCTATACACTGAAATGGTGACCACTGGGGCTATTATCCACGGTAAGGGTGATTATCTGGCGTATAACAGTGAAGAGAACCCATTAGCATTGCAGTTAGGTGGCTCAAATCCACAGGACTTGGCAACTTGCGCTAAGCTGGCAGTTGAACGTGGCTATGATGAGATAAATTTGAATGTTGGCTGTCCTTCGGATCGGGTTCAAAGTGGCCGCTTCGGTGCTTGCCTTATGGCAGAACCTAAATTGGTAGCTGAGTGCGTCACTGCGATGAAGCAAGTCGTGGATATCCCTGTGACCGTTAAGACTCGTATCGGTATCGATGAGCAGGACAGTTATGAGTTTCTGTCTGAGTTTGTCGACACTGTCAGTGCTGTGGGATGTGACACTTTTATTGTCCACGCCAGAAAGGCTTGGTTACAGGGGTTAAGTCCTAAACAGAATCGTGAGATCCCTCCATTGGATTACCAGCGTGTGTACCGGCTGAAGAAGGATTATCCTGAGCTGCATATGTCCATCAATGGTGGTGTTAAAACACTCGACGAATGTCGTGAGCATCTGCTGCATATAGATGGCGTTATGGTGGGGCGAGAAGCATATCAAAACCCCTATATATTGGCTGAGGTCGATCAACTACTCTGCAGTAGCGATAAACCTGTACTGAGTCGAGATGCTGTTTTAGAGAAGTTTATTCCTTATATAGAGAAACATCTTGTTGAAGGTGGCAGATTAAACCATATCACTCGTCATATGACTGGTATGTTTCAAGGAGAGCCAGGTTCCAGAGCCTGGAGACGTTATATTAGTGAGAATGCTCATAAGCAAGGTGCGGGAATAGAAGTTATTGAACAGGCAAGAAAAAATATGAATCTCTAG
- a CDS encoding tyrosine-type recombinase/integrase translates to MAFYRVEPRVRADGTTRYKCTVRVKQKGKIVYSDYRTFTKNAAADAWGKQRVAELERSGLPNLSPSSTPLFELINKYLSDPHVQLGRTKKYVLEMLADSDLGRINISDIKPHHIVKHCKQRREAGAGPSTVSHDISYLRWALKMAKPSYGYESSELPVIESYPALHDQNLIGKSERRSRRPTSEEIEKLKVGLKLRMDQRASSGIPYIDLLEFSILSCMRIGEVCRIRWDDVDDEQKAVMVRDRKDPRKKSGNHMIVPLLGGSWEILQRQKKTDEKVFPYNERSVTAGFQRVRNDLGIIDLRYHDLRREGASRLFEKGYTIDEVAQVTGHRNINTLWQVYTELFPKRLHDKEKKQKHLESSNQS, encoded by the coding sequence ATGGCTTTTTATAGAGTTGAACCGAGAGTAAGAGCAGATGGTACCACTCGCTATAAATGCACAGTCAGAGTTAAGCAAAAAGGCAAGATAGTATACAGCGACTATAGGACCTTTACAAAGAATGCAGCAGCTGATGCTTGGGGCAAACAACGAGTAGCAGAACTGGAACGCTCTGGGCTCCCGAACTTGAGCCCCTCAAGTACTCCATTATTTGAGCTAATTAATAAATATCTTAGCGATCCTCATGTACAACTTGGCAGAACTAAAAAATATGTCTTAGAAATGTTAGCAGACAGTGATCTGGGCAGGATTAATATTTCTGATATTAAACCTCACCATATTGTTAAACACTGTAAACAACGCAGAGAAGCTGGCGCAGGTCCTTCTACTGTATCTCATGATATAAGCTATCTTAGATGGGCCTTAAAAATGGCAAAGCCTTCCTATGGATATGAGTCATCTGAACTACCTGTGATTGAATCCTATCCTGCACTTCATGATCAAAACTTAATAGGTAAATCAGAACGCCGTTCAAGAAGGCCAACCAGTGAGGAAATAGAAAAGCTAAAAGTAGGCTTAAAACTCAGAATGGACCAAAGAGCTTCCAGCGGGATCCCTTACATTGATTTGCTCGAGTTTTCTATTCTCAGCTGCATGCGAATCGGTGAAGTTTGTCGAATTAGGTGGGATGACGTTGATGATGAACAAAAAGCCGTTATGGTTCGTGATAGAAAAGACCCACGTAAGAAATCTGGTAATCATATGATTGTTCCCTTATTAGGAGGGTCATGGGAAATCCTGCAAAGACAGAAAAAAACAGATGAAAAGGTATTTCCTTACAATGAGCGTTCAGTAACAGCAGGGTTTCAGAGAGTGCGAAATGATCTAGGGATTATTGATCTTCGTTATCATGACCTGCGGCGGGAGGGAGCAAGCCGGTTGTTTGAAAAGGGATACACTATCGATGAGGTGGCTCAAGTAACTGGCCATAGAAATATCAATACTCTATGGCAAGTTTACACCGAGCTTTTTCCTAAGAGGTTGCATGATAAAGAAAAAAAACAGAAGCATTTGGAGTCTTCTAATCAGAGTTAA
- a CDS encoding tape measure protein, with amino-acid sequence MSFKDQVVNLIIKGKDLFSSEANKSEKALADLAQQSEILNERLRELEDLQGAVSSIDDLTRSISKGEKAYADNSLALDKLVKEQKQAITAVKQLDGAHKEASAQTEKTEQEYQQAKTQLALYEQQLGNTRTQVDKLTAQQEKGSQASKEQAAALNKASRDLKQLEQAQSTTEVSAKALGIALNKQRHELDAIGISADEAGRKKAEYTLKVKNSRTELNKLATSLGKNKTELEQQVNKLTQAGYSMDKLADASKELKQQQVAAKTAISGVNKQLSRHDKLLTESKKSARDFGGSIGSATQSLLAMAGAYIGIDRLWESLKGILTTGDDARAFTVQMSAMMGSIAQGEQATAWIKEFANKTGTGLESVKSAFASLKTFGIDPMNGALQSMVDYNARLGGSQEKLEGIILAVGQAWAKQKLQGEEILQLVERGVPVWDLLEKVTGKNTIQLQKLSASGLLGRETLAALFDEMGKQANGQASKSLDRLAGQINLISNKFEEFKRIIADSGVYQVAVDFIKDLNEQFDRLNQDGKIKAAAEDISQFFSSILRDGGSSLKGMLDNIAAFSEALNVISGSIKIVWNSISAGIASVAAVATKSWALMTEGFAIFVESLGGEESAAKIRKASELLNALSAGYLRQLEQDSQDIKAAWAQVTNTIETDTTAAYQNIATEAVKSTATQVSEAEKVVAAGNKQIETLTAQELAAKQAYAELVDGAQKGGEASYLFMQAQNDLGRVTLELSVAQQVQIKNQQQLELSIIKATAATKAELLAQQQLAQQTLVEVRHAFIQGTASVQKYESAQKSLEQITAKLAATQKKQTQLQQQQAASAKELEDIMAKAGITTVKTLKDQEQAAKKTYQVIKKGAKEGTVSTYELNQAFLKYAEATVQAAVASDKKVDATIREEAANLGLSAGLEQLIAQYQRLNDVQKGLGEQTGNTKDKVETDSKGIGTTISNTMDGVTMSAEQAGSGLAGIAEAFTDHLRAVTAEIAELSEGATVYFKNLLYHQNKLVDDSSELEKARQQYASLTQEIDRMEDAFATFIDFTGIRAFAIESVIVSKKTQAAYHAQRIELLRLTEALDGVGGANLDLVRKAEMASRTLSLVNEQDMSLLTSAIDTAKDKMDELRGSAKDTLSALKDELDNLEGDQASIEKREYERELANIKEQLAKAQRTGDENLIAQLEESERILKRIHSMKMAEFKAQKEADKASSQQANTSQVKEVSEPAKRAPAKANTTPVPIPSPQPSTSSLDETVLVLQIGDKRFSSKTSKSILAELMAEMTRQQQVGG; translated from the coding sequence ATGAGTTTTAAAGATCAAGTCGTCAACCTGATCATCAAGGGGAAAGACCTTTTCTCATCAGAAGCTAATAAGTCTGAAAAGGCATTAGCTGATCTGGCCCAGCAAAGTGAAATTTTAAATGAACGCTTGCGTGAGCTTGAAGATCTGCAAGGTGCCGTAAGCTCGATTGATGATCTGACGCGTTCCATCAGTAAAGGGGAAAAAGCCTATGCCGATAATAGCCTTGCCCTTGATAAGTTGGTCAAGGAACAAAAACAGGCCATTACCGCTGTTAAGCAGCTTGATGGTGCGCATAAAGAAGCATCAGCTCAAACTGAGAAAACCGAACAAGAATACCAACAAGCCAAAACACAACTAGCCCTGTATGAGCAGCAGTTAGGTAACACTCGCACACAAGTCGATAAGCTTACTGCACAGCAAGAAAAGGGCAGTCAAGCCAGTAAGGAACAGGCCGCTGCACTCAATAAAGCAAGCCGTGATCTTAAACAATTAGAGCAAGCGCAATCGACTACAGAAGTCAGCGCAAAAGCGCTGGGTATTGCTCTCAATAAGCAGCGCCATGAACTCGACGCTATTGGTATCAGCGCCGATGAGGCTGGTCGTAAGAAAGCCGAGTATACCCTTAAAGTTAAGAATTCAAGAACTGAGCTTAACAAGTTAGCGACCAGCTTAGGTAAGAATAAGACTGAGCTCGAGCAGCAAGTTAATAAACTGACTCAAGCCGGTTACTCAATGGATAAGCTGGCCGATGCCAGCAAAGAGTTAAAACAGCAACAAGTAGCAGCAAAGACCGCGATAAGCGGTGTAAATAAGCAGCTCTCTCGCCATGATAAATTACTTACAGAGTCGAAAAAATCAGCCCGTGATTTTGGTGGTTCTATTGGATCGGCCACACAAAGTTTACTTGCTATGGCTGGTGCCTATATCGGTATTGATAGATTGTGGGAAAGCTTGAAGGGGATCTTGACCACTGGTGATGATGCCAGGGCTTTTACTGTGCAAATGTCTGCCATGATGGGGTCAATTGCACAAGGAGAGCAAGCGACAGCCTGGATAAAAGAGTTTGCCAATAAAACAGGTACTGGTCTCGAGAGTGTGAAGAGTGCTTTTGCTTCTTTGAAAACTTTTGGTATCGACCCGATGAATGGTGCATTGCAATCCATGGTCGATTACAACGCCAGGCTTGGAGGGAGTCAGGAGAAGTTAGAGGGTATTATTCTTGCGGTCGGTCAAGCATGGGCTAAACAAAAACTGCAGGGTGAAGAGATCTTGCAGCTGGTAGAACGCGGTGTACCTGTTTGGGATCTGCTTGAAAAGGTCACAGGTAAAAATACAATTCAGCTTCAAAAGCTATCAGCAAGTGGTCTACTGGGTCGTGAAACCCTTGCCGCCCTATTTGATGAGATGGGTAAGCAAGCCAATGGCCAAGCATCTAAAAGCCTCGACAGGCTAGCCGGCCAAATTAATCTGATCTCCAACAAATTTGAAGAGTTCAAACGGATCATTGCTGATTCAGGTGTTTATCAGGTAGCCGTTGATTTCATCAAGGACCTTAATGAACAGTTCGACAGATTAAATCAAGACGGAAAAATTAAAGCGGCGGCTGAAGATATTAGCCAGTTTTTCTCCTCTATTTTAAGAGATGGTGGCAGTAGCCTAAAGGGGATGCTGGACAACATTGCTGCATTTTCAGAAGCACTTAATGTTATTTCAGGTTCAATAAAAATAGTTTGGAATTCAATCAGTGCCGGTATTGCTAGTGTCGCAGCTGTGGCCACTAAAAGTTGGGCCTTAATGACAGAAGGTTTTGCCATTTTTGTTGAATCTCTAGGTGGTGAAGAAAGTGCGGCTAAAATTCGTAAGGCTTCTGAGTTACTGAATGCATTATCTGCAGGTTATTTAAGGCAGTTAGAACAAGACAGTCAAGATATCAAAGCCGCTTGGGCGCAAGTTACCAATACCATTGAAACCGATACTACTGCCGCTTATCAAAACATAGCAACCGAAGCTGTAAAGAGTACCGCGACTCAGGTGAGTGAGGCCGAAAAGGTTGTTGCTGCAGGTAATAAGCAGATTGAAACGCTTACAGCGCAGGAGCTTGCCGCTAAGCAGGCTTATGCAGAATTGGTCGATGGTGCCCAAAAAGGTGGTGAAGCCAGTTATTTGTTTATGCAAGCGCAGAACGATCTCGGCCGAGTCACCTTAGAGCTTTCTGTTGCCCAGCAGGTGCAGATTAAAAACCAGCAGCAATTAGAGCTTTCTATTATCAAGGCCACGGCTGCGACTAAGGCTGAGTTATTGGCCCAGCAGCAACTCGCACAGCAAACATTAGTAGAAGTACGCCACGCATTTATTCAAGGTACAGCTTCAGTTCAGAAGTATGAGTCTGCGCAGAAATCTTTAGAGCAGATCACGGCAAAGCTGGCAGCGACCCAGAAAAAACAAACTCAATTACAACAACAGCAAGCGGCCAGTGCAAAAGAACTTGAAGATATCATGGCCAAGGCGGGCATCACCACGGTCAAAACGTTAAAAGACCAAGAACAAGCTGCAAAAAAAACCTATCAGGTGATTAAGAAGGGAGCAAAAGAAGGAACTGTTTCAACTTATGAGTTGAATCAGGCTTTTTTGAAATATGCCGAGGCAACTGTTCAGGCTGCTGTTGCCAGTGATAAGAAAGTTGATGCAACTATACGTGAAGAAGCCGCAAACCTAGGTTTGTCCGCAGGCCTTGAACAACTTATAGCTCAATACCAGCGACTCAATGATGTTCAAAAAGGGCTCGGGGAACAAACTGGAAATACCAAAGATAAGGTTGAAACAGACTCAAAAGGTATAGGTACTACCATATCTAATACCATGGATGGTGTGACCATGAGCGCTGAGCAAGCCGGGTCAGGTTTAGCTGGTATAGCTGAGGCGTTTACCGATCATTTAAGAGCCGTGACGGCTGAGATCGCAGAATTGAGTGAAGGCGCCACGGTTTATTTTAAAAACCTACTCTATCACCAGAATAAGTTAGTCGATGATTCGAGTGAGCTAGAAAAGGCCAGGCAGCAATATGCAAGTCTAACTCAAGAAATAGATAGAATGGAGGATGCTTTTGCCACATTTATTGATTTTACAGGCATTAGAGCATTCGCTATCGAATCGGTAATAGTGAGCAAGAAAACCCAGGCGGCTTATCATGCACAGAGGATTGAGTTATTAAGATTAACTGAGGCATTAGATGGCGTCGGTGGTGCCAATTTAGATTTGGTGCGTAAAGCTGAGATGGCGTCACGCACTTTATCTTTAGTTAATGAGCAGGATATGAGTTTGCTCACCTCGGCGATTGATACTGCTAAAGATAAAATGGATGAGTTGCGCGGTAGCGCTAAAGATACGCTATCAGCTCTTAAGGATGAATTAGATAACTTAGAGGGTGATCAGGCTTCGATTGAAAAACGTGAATATGAGCGCGAGCTTGCTAATATCAAAGAGCAGTTAGCTAAGGCTCAACGGACAGGCGATGAAAACTTGATAGCCCAACTAGAGGAGTCTGAGCGCATTCTAAAGCGTATTCATTCCATGAAGATGGCCGAGTTTAAAGCTCAGAAAGAAGCCGATAAAGCCAGTAGTCAACAAGCTAACACCTCACAGGTCAAAGAGGTTTCTGAGCCAGCTAAGAGAGCACCAGCAAAAGCTAATACCACCCCAGTACCCATTCCATCCCCTCAACCCTCGACCTCATCGCTAGACGAAACTGTCTTGGTTTTACAGATAGGGGATAAGCGCTTCAGCAGCAAGACATCAAAGAGCATTCTGGCTGAGCTTATGGCCGAAATGACACGCCAACAGCAAGTAGGTGGATAA
- a CDS encoding DUF2190 family protein, translated as MKNQICDGNTIDHTPAADVASGATALIGKLVAVALGDVKANKEGTFVTTGVFELPKVQADDIGQGAQIYIKADGNITSTASGNTSAGKAWAAAGNPSDTAWVKING; from the coding sequence ATGAAGAATCAAATCTGTGATGGTAATACTATTGATCATACCCCCGCTGCCGATGTTGCCAGTGGGGCGACGGCGTTAATCGGTAAGCTTGTTGCTGTTGCATTGGGTGATGTGAAAGCTAATAAAGAAGGCACCTTTGTCACCACCGGTGTATTTGAACTGCCTAAAGTGCAAGCTGATGATATCGGTCAAGGTGCACAAATTTACATTAAGGCCGATGGCAACATTACCTCTACGGCATCGGGTAATACCTCAGCGGGTAAAGCATGGGCTGCGGCAGGTAACCCATCAGATACTGCCTGGGTAAAAATTAATGGTTAA
- a CDS encoding ClpP-like prohead protease/major capsid protein fusion protein, translating to MNKTIPATVMLAAMPTSAMLIAPQGMTSKTINDQSVPDKNWYQLKAQNGHVELMIYDEIGGWGITAKQFAQDLQALGKVSSITARIHSPGGDVFEGMAIYNIIKGHPAQKVCHIDGLAASMASVIAMAFDEVIMPENAMMMVHKPWGGTLGDADDMRKYADLLDKVESNLVGAYAQKTGLSDDDLHNLLASETWLTGSEAVEKGFADTLTDPLQMAASLSSKRMKDFTNMPEALKNLFAPQGNNPGATNTPTPANTEVNQPSQADISAAAATMNKERIDGINAAFALFPQFGELKNSCIADAAIDASGAKDKILASLGQNTDPASPQPQSVSVYSGNGNLVGDSISAHLMARAGHVKAEKDNGYSSYNLKELARASLADRGIGIAGLNQMQMVGLAFTHSSSDFGNILLDVANKSVLQGWEMAQETFERWTKKGQLGDFKVSKRVGLGEFDALRQVREGAEYKYVTLGDSGADIALATYGEIFTVTRQCIINDDMDQLTSIPMKMGGAAKATIADLVYAILTKNPQMGDSKALFHAEHGNLGTGVPGVESLGALAELMESQTTGGKNPRALNIMPEFALVPPNLKRTITQIIKSSSVKGADVNSGIANPIQDFAEVISEARLGMHSKKEFYLAAGQGRDTIEVAYLDGNDTPYIEQQDGFSIDGVATKVRIDAGVAPLDYRGLTKSTGVA from the coding sequence GTGAACAAAACAATACCAGCAACAGTAATGCTCGCGGCAATGCCGACAAGCGCAATGCTAATCGCGCCGCAAGGCATGACCAGCAAGACAATAAATGACCAGTCGGTCCCTGATAAAAACTGGTACCAGTTAAAAGCTCAAAATGGTCATGTCGAGTTGATGATTTACGACGAAATTGGTGGGTGGGGTATTACCGCCAAGCAGTTTGCCCAAGATCTACAGGCCCTAGGCAAAGTGAGTTCAATCACTGCCAGAATTCATAGTCCGGGCGGCGATGTATTTGAAGGCATGGCGATATACAACATCATCAAAGGTCATCCGGCACAAAAGGTGTGCCATATTGATGGATTGGCAGCCTCTATGGCATCAGTGATCGCCATGGCATTCGATGAGGTCATTATGCCCGAGAACGCCATGATGATGGTGCATAAGCCTTGGGGAGGCACCTTAGGTGATGCTGATGATATGCGCAAATATGCCGATCTGCTCGATAAGGTTGAAAGCAACTTAGTAGGAGCCTACGCACAAAAAACAGGGCTCAGCGATGATGATCTCCATAATTTACTGGCCAGTGAAACTTGGCTTACAGGTAGCGAGGCAGTTGAAAAAGGCTTCGCAGACACATTAACCGATCCGCTGCAGATGGCAGCATCACTAAGCTCGAAACGAATGAAGGATTTTACCAATATGCCAGAAGCTCTAAAAAACCTGTTTGCACCACAGGGTAATAATCCTGGTGCTACCAATACGCCAACTCCCGCGAACACTGAAGTAAACCAGCCCTCACAAGCTGATATCTCTGCCGCTGCGGCAACGATGAATAAAGAGCGAATTGACGGCATCAATGCGGCGTTCGCTTTGTTTCCTCAGTTTGGGGAGTTGAAGAATAGCTGTATTGCCGATGCGGCAATAGATGCTTCAGGTGCTAAAGACAAAATTTTAGCGTCTCTTGGCCAAAATACAGATCCCGCATCTCCCCAGCCTCAAAGCGTGAGTGTTTATTCCGGTAACGGTAACTTAGTCGGTGACTCTATCAGTGCGCATTTGATGGCGCGAGCCGGTCACGTTAAAGCTGAAAAAGATAATGGTTATTCAAGCTATAACTTGAAAGAGTTAGCCCGTGCTTCTCTTGCCGATCGCGGTATCGGCATTGCGGGGCTTAATCAGATGCAAATGGTAGGCCTGGCGTTTACTCACAGCTCATCTGATTTTGGCAACATCTTACTGGATGTAGCCAATAAGTCGGTGCTACAAGGCTGGGAAATGGCGCAAGAAACCTTTGAACGTTGGACCAAAAAAGGCCAGTTAGGTGATTTTAAAGTCTCTAAGCGAGTTGGTTTAGGCGAATTTGATGCATTGCGTCAGGTTCGTGAAGGTGCTGAGTACAAGTATGTCACTTTAGGTGACAGTGGGGCGGATATTGCGCTTGCTACTTATGGTGAGATTTTTACTGTTACTCGCCAGTGCATTATTAATGATGATATGGATCAGCTTACTTCTATTCCGATGAAAATGGGAGGCGCAGCTAAAGCGACTATCGCGGATCTTGTCTATGCAATTTTAACCAAAAATCCCCAAATGGGAGATAGTAAGGCACTATTCCACGCGGAGCATGGCAACTTAGGTACAGGGGTTCCAGGCGTCGAATCATTAGGCGCATTGGCTGAGTTGATGGAAAGCCAAACCACAGGCGGTAAGAACCCTCGAGCACTAAATATCATGCCCGAGTTTGCACTCGTTCCCCCTAACCTTAAGCGTACTATCACACAGATTATTAAATCATCATCGGTTAAAGGTGCTGATGTGAATTCAGGTATTGCCAACCCAATCCAAGATTTTGCTGAAGTGATTTCAGAGGCTCGTCTTGGAATGCATAGCAAAAAAGAGTTTTACCTTGCAGCCGGTCAGGGCAGAGATACTATCGAAGTCGCGTATCTTGATGGAAACGATACGCCATACATTGAACAGCAAGATGGCTTTAGTATTGATGGTGTGGCAACTAAAGTTCGTATCGATGCAGGTGTTGCACCTCTTGATTATCGAGGGCTAACTAAGTCAACGGGTGTGGCTTAA